In the genome of uncultured Celeribacter sp., the window AAATCACAACGCAGAGGCTCATAGATTTCGGGGAAAACCTCCGCCACGGTGGCGTCCAGATTGCCCTCAGAGAGCTTTTTCAGCCCCGCAACCAATGCGGCGGCCAATCCCGCCTTGGAGACCTCGGCCTCGATGGCGTGGGTCATTTCCTTTTCGATCAGATCAAGCTCGCGCGCGCTCCCCTGGGTGACCAGTCTTTGTGTCCCGATCAGCATCGGAACGACAACGTCAACAGCGACGAAAACCGCCGTGCCCAGAATGGCGGCAATAATTCTCATGCGAAGCGACATGGGGAGACAACCTTCTTAAAACATTGCCTGTTCACTGCCAGACAAGCCTTTAAGAATCATAAACGTGAATATGTTCCCGAACCGCCTTTTAACGCGCCAAAACAAGATCGGCCTTCAGCCCACCCAAGCTCGCGCTTTCTCCCAGCCGTAATGTGCCGCCATGCCGCCGCGCCACGTCATGGGCGATGGCAAGGCCCAGTCCCACGCCGGAGCCGCGATTTTGGTTGCGCGATTCATCAAGGCGCACAAAGGGTTGCAAGGCACGTTCCCGGCCCTCAAGCGCGATCCCCGGCCCGTCGTCTTCGACGGAAATCACAGCTGCGCGCTCAAACAGCGCCAGCCCGATCCGCGCCGTCGTGCCATAGCGGCGCGCGTTGGACATGAGGTTGTCGAGCGCACGCGCCAAGGCCACAGGCCGCAATTTCAGAACCACCTCCTGATCCGGCATCTCCCCAAGCTCGACGACGCCGCCAGCCCGTTCGGCACGCTCCTTGGCGGCCTCAACGAAAGCGACGAGATCGACCTCTTCGGGGTCTTCTGTCGCATCCGAGCGCGCGAAATCAAGAAACGCGTCAATCAAACGCTCCATCTCATCGAGATCGGTCTGCATCGCCGCGATTTCCTCGGCATCCGCCTCGGGTACGTCGAGCATCGACAGGCCCAACCTGATCCGGGTCAAAGGCGTGCGCAGGTCATGCGACACGCCCGACAACATCAGCGTGCGCTGTTCGATCTGGCGTTCGATCCGCGAGCGCATGTTGAGAAAGGCCGCGCCTGCTGAGCGCACTTCGATGGCGCCTGCCGGACGATAGGGTCGACTTTCGCCCCGCCCGAAACTTTCAGCGGCGCGGGCCAGTTGCCGGATCGGACGAAGCTGATTGCGCAGGAAAATAAAGGCGATGAGCGTCATCACCAGACCCGTGAAAGCCGTCCAGACCACCAATTGGTGCGGGTTCGACGCCGAGGCCCGACGGCGCGGCACATCGAGTGTCAAACGCCCCGCCTCAGTCATGATAGAGACCTGCACCCGCTGCGTGTCGCTGGCCACATCCATGCCTTCGACGCCATCAATCGCGCTGCGCAATTCCGCCTCGATCACCCTTGAGGAATAATCATACCAGGGTCGCTGATCCTCGACCGGGGCCTCGGCGCCAAAGGTTGAGGCAAAGTCCAGACGTTCATCAAGCTCCTGCAAGGCCAGCGGCACCTGTTCCGGCGGCAAG includes:
- a CDS encoding ATP-binding protein; this encodes MLFEWLKKYLPRGIYGRGALILLVPVVVIQIVVIVAFSQRYFTDITRQLSRGVVAEIGLYVVSADTLPPEQVPLALQELDERLDFASTFGAEAPVEDQRPWYDYSSRVIEAELRSAIDGVEGMDVASDTQRVQVSIMTEAGRLTLDVPRRRASASNPHQLVVWTAFTGLVMTLIAFIFLRNQLRPIRQLARAAESFGRGESRPYRPAGAIEVRSAGAAFLNMRSRIERQIEQRTLMLSGVSHDLRTPLTRIRLGLSMLDVPEADAEEIAAMQTDLDEMERLIDAFLDFARSDATEDPEEVDLVAFVEAAKERAERAGGVVELGEMPDQEVVLKLRPVALARALDNLMSNARRYGTTARIGLALFERAAVISVEDDGPGIALEGRERALQPFVRLDESRNQNRGSGVGLGLAIAHDVARRHGGTLRLGESASLGGLKADLVLAR